The DNA window CTTGTCGTCTGCTGACGTTTCTGCAAGTTCTCTATGTGCAGTAGTTAAGTCGTCAGACTTAGTCTCGACAGGAGCATGTTCTTTCTCAGCTTGCGCCGCTTTCTTGGCTTTTGCACGGGCAATTGCCGCAGCGACAGCGGCTTTACGCTTATCGTCTGCTGACGTTTCTACTGATGCTTCATGTGAAATGACGTCGTCAGACTCAGTCGCTACAGGACCTTGTTCAGTCTCAGCTTGCGCTGCTTTCTTGGCTTTTGCACGGGCAATTGCTGCAGAGACGGCGGCTTTACGCTTATCGTCTGCTGACGTTTCTACTGATGCTTCATGTGAAATGACGTCGTCAGACTCAGTCGCTACAGGACCTTGTTCAGTCTCAGCTTGCGCTGCTTTCTTGGCTTTTGCACGGGCAATTGCCGCAGCGACGGCGGCTTTACGCTTATCATTTGCTGACGTCTCTACTGATGTTTCATGAGAAATACCGTCGTCAGACTCAGCCTCTACATGACCTTGTTCCGCTTCAGCTTGCGCTGCTTTTTTGGCTTTCGCGCGAGCAATTGCAGCGGCGACCGCGGCTTTACGTTTGTCGTCTGTAGGCGCTACTGTCGGTTCTTCACCAGTAGAAGTTACATCGGCAGACTCAGCCTCAACACGACCTTGTTCCGCTTCAGCTTGCGCTGCTTTTTTGGCTTTTGCTCGGGCAATCGCCGCAGCAACGGAAGCTTTACGCTTATCGTCTGCAGACGTTTCTACTGATGCTTCAAGAGAAATGGCGTCGTCAGACTCAGACTCTACACGACCTTGTTCCGCCTCTGCTTGAGCCGCTTTCTTTGCTTTTGCTCGCGCAATGGCTGCTGCTACCGCATCTTTCTTCGAATCGCTTCCAGATTCAGACGGAGCATTTTCTGTTTGAGCCGACTTTTCTTCTTTGTATTTACGAGCCTGTTCTTTTCGGCGTTCTCGCTCGAGAGCAACTTCACTATTATCAGGTAATAGTTCACCACCTTCCTCGGCTTTTTTGGCTTTGGCGCGGGCAATGGCTGCGGCAACAGCGTCTTTATCCTTAGGTGCTGACTTCACACGTGAAAGGGCATCGGCCACTTTCTGCTTCTCTTCCGCTGATTTAATATTACTTTCGGCAGCACGTTTATGACGATTTTGGCGTTCTTCCATTTCGCGTTCTAAACGTTCTTTGCGTAATTCGAAGCGGACTTTAGCTCGTTCCGATTTTACCTGTTCAATCTTCTGTTCACGTATTTCTGCTTTCGCTACACGATAATATTGGACTAGTGGGATCTCACTTGGGCACACGTATGAACATGCACCACATTCAATACAATCAAAGAGATTGTATTGTTCTAACTTGTCGTATTCTTTGCCTTTCGCTAACCATTGAAGTTGTTGAGGAAGTAACGTTTGAGGACAGGCATCGGCACAGGCGCTACAGCGAATACAGGCCTTTTCATCACCGGGTTCAGCCAGTTCTAGAGAATCAGGTGCAAGAATACAGTTGGTTGTTTTAACAACCGGAATACGCACAGTTGGAAGCGTAAAACCCATCATCGGGCCGCCCATGATCACGCGCTGATCTGATACCGGCGTGAATCCTTGAACGTCTAGCAAGTGTTTTATTTCTGTGCCAAGCAAAGCCCAAACGTTGCCTTTACGGGTAATCGTATTGCCGGTAATCGTTACTACGCGCTCTAAAAGAGGTTTTCCATTGATAACTGCGTCATGTACGGCGTAAAGTGTACCGACATTTTGAACAATAACCCCAATATCCGCAGGAATTCCCTGACTTGGTACTTCCTTCGAGGTCAAGACCTTAATTAATTGCTTTTCGCCGCCAGACGGGTATTTCGTCGGAATACTGCGCACCAAAATAGCGTCATTGTGTGCGGCCGCTTGTTGCATCGCGAGTAGGGCATCAGGCTTGTTATCTTCAATGCCAACAATCACACGCTCAGGCGACAAGACAAATTGCATGATTTCGATACCGCTAACGATTTCAGCGGCATGCTCTCGCATCAAACGATCATCCGCCGTGATGTAGGGTTCACATTCCACGCCATTCACAATCAAATAGTCGATTTTTGCGTGAGTATCGGCTTTGACGTAGGTTGGGAAACCTGCACCACCCATTCCCGCAACACCTGCGTTATGAATGATGTCAACTAACGTCTTTTTATCGATTTGCTGGTAGTTGCTGTTTGTTTGAAGCGCGGCCCATTCATCTTTACCATCGGGCTTTAAAATAATACTGAGCTCAGGTAGTGCAGATGGATGCGCACTGGGGGCCGTTGTAATGTCTTCAATCGTACCAGATGTTGGCGCGTGTACTGGTAATGACCAATTCGCTTGAATCGCAGTGAGTGGCTGCCCTTTTAAAACGGCTTCGCCTTTTTTTACAAGCAAGACACCATTCGCACCGATATGCTGCTTAATAGGAATGACCAGTTTCTCTGGTAAAGGCAAACGTGCAATCGCGGTTGTATTCGAAATAGACTTTTGCTCAGGAGGGTGAATACCGCCAGGAAATTGCCAAAGCGTACCACGTTCAATTTGTTCAAGTAATGAATCCACTTAAACCTCTTAGTCTATCTGAGTAACAGGAATGGCATTTAGTTGCCATTTCCAATTTTGTTTGGTTTCTGCAACCGGGATCATATCGATACAGTCAACAGGGCATGGATCAACGCACAGATCACATCCAGTACATTCATCCGCCAAAATCGTATGCATTTGACGTGTGGCGCCGACGATAGCGTCAACAGGACATGCTTGGATACATTTAGTGCAGCCAATACATTCATCTTCACGAATGTAGGCAACTTTTTTAACGGGTTCTGAGGCCTCGCCACCGGCAAGTGGTTTCGCTTCGACACCCATAAGATCTGCGAGCTTTTTAACTGTTGCTTCGCCGCCTGGAGGGCATTTATTGACGTCATCTCCATTCGAGATGGCTTCAGCATACGGACGACAACCAGGGTAACCACATTGGCCACATTGAGTTTGTGGTAAAATAGCATCAATCTGATCAACAATCGGACTGCTTTCAACCTTGTATTTTATTGCTGCGTAGCCAAGAAGTAGCCCGAAGAATAGGGCTAAAAGACCAAGCGCAATTAACGCATACATCAATGTCATATTAGAATTTCACCAATCCAGAGAAGCCCATGAAAGCAAGTGACATAATGCCTGCAGTTATCATGGCAATAGACGCGCCCTTAAAGGGAACCGGTACGTCGGCTACAGTCAAGCGTTCACGCAATGCAGCAAACAAGACCAACACGAGGGAAAAACCAACGGCAGCCCCAAAACCATATAAAGCGGATTCGATAAACGTATGATCTTTTTTAATATTCAGAAGCGCAACGCCCAGTACCGCACAGTTGGTTGTGATCAGAGGTAAAAAAATCCCAAGCAGGCGATAAAGAGTAGGGCTGGTTTTTCGAACCACCATTTCAGTAAATTGAACAACCACAGCAATAACCAAGATAAAGCTCATGGTCTGCAAAAATTCAAGCTCAAGTGGCTGTAAAATATAGCGGTTTACTAGGTAGCTACACACAGACGCAAGCGTCAGAACGAAAGTCGTTGCGAGAGACATACCAATTGCGGTATCCAATTTACTGGACACGCCCATAAACGGACACAATCCAAGAAATTGTACAAGTACAAAGTTGTTTACCAGTACGGTACCAACTAACAGGAGTAGATAATCACTCATTGTCGTCCCAAGCCATTTTAAAATCGAGGTATTATCGCGGTTTCAGTTAATTTTAACAATAAATGAAGACGAGATCCCAACACTAATTCTCATTTAACCGCTGTTTTGGGTTCTTATATTTGCACAAATCGAATACTACAAGGGATAGCAGTGGGGAGAGGGCGACTGAACCGCATAGTTAGCGCTTTTTAAGTGTCATAAAATAAAAAAGGAGCCTTAGCTCCCTCTTCTTAAATTTCTTTTGGTTTCTCAATGTAATAGCCTTGGACACCATCAAGACATAGGGTTTCTACAATGTGTTTTTCTTCTTGGCTTTCAACGCCTTCTGCAAATACACTAACCCCAATACGGTGGGCAAGGTCAACCATCAAACGCATGAAGTATTGGTTGTTTTTATCTTCTTCCAGACCTCGTGTATAACTTGCATCCATTTTAATGAAGTCAGGTTTTAAATCACGGAAGAATTTGAATGACGTTAAACCAACCCCAAAACGTTCTACGGTAATGCGGGCACCTACTCGGTGAACCATATCGATAAAGCGGCGACTTGCTTTGATGTTTTGTTGTAACCCAAACTCACTGACTTCAAAAATGAGTTTTGAAGACAAGTTCACTTCTTTGAGTAATCTGCGTTCAAGCCAAATAACAAATTGGTCACTGTGTGCACTCGACGCTGTGACGTTTATACCGAAGAATTTTTCATTAAAATTACGAGTTTTGATAATTTCAATCGAGGTTTCAACAATAAGTTTGTCTATCTCAACCGCCATATCCAGCTTTTCTGCCATAGCGAGGAAAGAAGCTGTCGGCAACATTTGGCCATCTTCAGTGGTAAAGCGAGATTGAATTTCCGCATACGCCTTAACGTTTTTACCAACGGGCATGATGTTTTGCATCATCAACTTAACGCGTTTGCTGTCAATGACTTCTCGAATAACACGACGCCAGTTTTGATTGCCAAAACCTGCACTGACGTTGTTCACCAGATCTGATTCACGCTGCAAATGCCAAGCATTCGCTTGTTTACTTTGTGCCATGCTCAATGCGTTATCAACCACTGAAAGAAGCTCTCCAAGCGGTTTCCCAGACTCATAAGTCACGATACCTGTATTTGCCACTGAGCTTAATTCTTGATTTTGCTGAAATTGTGTAAATCGAGCTTGCAGGGTATCACCGAATTGCTCAGCTTCTTTTGACGGAACATTTGGTAACACTACGGCGAAATCTGAACTGTTTACGCGAAAAACTTGGCTTTGTGAATACGTGCCGCTGACGTGGCGAATGATTTCAGAAACAGACTTAATGTAGTCGTCGCCTTTTTGATAACCGCG is part of the Pseudoalteromonas xiamenensis genome and encodes:
- the rsxC gene encoding electron transport complex subunit RsxC, producing the protein MDSLLEQIERGTLWQFPGGIHPPEQKSISNTTAIARLPLPEKLVIPIKQHIGANGVLLVKKGEAVLKGQPLTAIQANWSLPVHAPTSGTIEDITTAPSAHPSALPELSIILKPDGKDEWAALQTNSNYQQIDKKTLVDIIHNAGVAGMGGAGFPTYVKADTHAKIDYLIVNGVECEPYITADDRLMREHAAEIVSGIEIMQFVLSPERVIVGIEDNKPDALLAMQQAAAHNDAILVRSIPTKYPSGGEKQLIKVLTSKEVPSQGIPADIGVIVQNVGTLYAVHDAVINGKPLLERVVTITGNTITRKGNVWALLGTEIKHLLDVQGFTPVSDQRVIMGGPMMGFTLPTVRIPVVKTTNCILAPDSLELAEPGDEKACIRCSACADACPQTLLPQQLQWLAKGKEYDKLEQYNLFDCIECGACSYVCPSEIPLVQYYRVAKAEIREQKIEQVKSERAKVRFELRKERLEREMEERQNRHKRAAESNIKSAEEKQKVADALSRVKSAPKDKDAVAAAIARAKAKKAEEGGELLPDNSEVALERERRKEQARKYKEEKSAQTENAPSESGSDSKKDAVAAAIARAKAKKAAQAEAEQGRVESESDDAISLEASVETSADDKRKASVAAAIARAKAKKAAQAEAEQGRVEAESADVTSTGEEPTVAPTDDKRKAAVAAAIARAKAKKAAQAEAEQGHVEAESDDGISHETSVETSANDKRKAAVAAAIARAKAKKAAQAETEQGPVATESDDVISHEASVETSADDKRKAAVSAAIARAKAKKAAQAETEQGPVATESDDVISHEASVETSADDKRKAAVAAAIARAKAKKAAQAEKEHAPVETKSDDLTTAHRELAETSADDKRKAAVAAAIARAKAKKAAKENESNEEGNEPS
- the rsxB gene encoding electron transport complex subunit RsxB, translated to MTLMYALIALGLLALFFGLLLGYAAIKYKVESSPIVDQIDAILPQTQCGQCGYPGCRPYAEAISNGDDVNKCPPGGEATVKKLADLMGVEAKPLAGGEASEPVKKVAYIREDECIGCTKCIQACPVDAIVGATRQMHTILADECTGCDLCVDPCPVDCIDMIPVAETKQNWKWQLNAIPVTQID
- the rsxA gene encoding electron transport complex subunit RsxA, which encodes MSDYLLLLVGTVLVNNFVLVQFLGLCPFMGVSSKLDTAIGMSLATTFVLTLASVCSYLVNRYILQPLELEFLQTMSFILVIAVVVQFTEMVVRKTSPTLYRLLGIFLPLITTNCAVLGVALLNIKKDHTFIESALYGFGAAVGFSLVLVLFAALRERLTVADVPVPFKGASIAMITAGIMSLAFMGFSGLVKF
- a CDS encoding EAL domain-containing protein, with the protein product MAGFKKLITLQLLSWLLFSLIGTFFVARGFDQAVSEAQVSTQTMVTRYIENKTLADVSPEHIELALNNGKVFSTFIVRDYEGKTVLQIATPNNLPFGVSLIESIFNSIRPQFAVNKAKDIKIEFVINASSQADLLQQALLLMFLISALVAFIPVVYMQAIYKRLNRRVSMTVADAVEVYITQNQQQSLVSSDFSTDDLEELGSDLAPSFNRLAQFLKTKQEDIQNAALSIKQEAYKDVVTGLGNRNMFVEYYEQQIESSPKKSFGALAMVRCSELQIINQTRGYQKGDDYIKSVSEIIRHVSGTYSQSQVFRVNSSDFAVVLPNVPSKEAEQFGDTLQARFTQFQQNQELSSVANTGIVTYESGKPLGELLSVVDNALSMAQSKQANAWHLQRESDLVNNVSAGFGNQNWRRVIREVIDSKRVKLMMQNIMPVGKNVKAYAEIQSRFTTEDGQMLPTASFLAMAEKLDMAVEIDKLIVETSIEIIKTRNFNEKFFGINVTASSAHSDQFVIWLERRLLKEVNLSSKLIFEVSEFGLQQNIKASRRFIDMVHRVGARITVERFGVGLTSFKFFRDLKPDFIKMDASYTRGLEEDKNNQYFMRLMVDLAHRIGVSVFAEGVESQEEKHIVETLCLDGVQGYYIEKPKEI